The stretch of DNA CGATCTCGCCGGCGACGACGCCGAGGCCGATGGTCGGCGATATGGTGGGGCGCTTGCTCACCCCGGACCGTCGCCCGATTACCGGGATCGGTGTGCGGCGAAGCGCTTCGCGGGGTCGATCAGGCGGTGATCCCGGGCGATGGCGCACCATAGCAGCCAACCCCGGCGGCGGAATGCCCCTGGGATCGCCTCAGGAGCTTCAATTCCATCTTCAAAAGATTTCGGGCCCGGTTGGCCGTTCCGCCCGGCGAGGCCGCCCACGGGCCGATTTTCGCAAAGGCCCGTTCAAGGCCGATTGCAGGCCGGGGGAAGCGCCCATATCTTGAGGGTCGGCCCAGTCAGCCATCCGTCGCATGTCGGCGCGGGGAAGTGGCGTCCCCGGGGCCATCCTACCCTTCTCCTCTCGCCTTCCGCTCGCGCCGCAGCGCGTCGTCGAAATCCCGCTGCTTCGCGGCGTGGAAGGTCGAGACGATGAAGTGCCGGCCCTGGTCGGCCGCCTTCACGACAAGCTGCCACAAACCGTCGTCGAGATCCGCGAAGACCGAGCGATGCCGCACGGCGCCCGGCCGGCCCTCGTCCACGATGGTGCCGGTGTCGATCACCTCCTGCACCTTGCTCCAGGTCTCGGGCGTCACCGCGCGCGAGCCGCCATGCTTGTCCGTCTTCGCCCGCATCGTCGTGCTGGACACCTCGACGATCCGCGCGACGCCACCCAGTTCGGCGGCCAGCGATGGCGGCGCCACCGCGACCGGCAGGAAGACCGTCTCGGGCAGGCTCGCCATCACCCGCGGCATCGGCGAAGCGCCGATCGCCGCGATGGCAGCGCGCGCGTCCTCCTCGCCGGCCTCGGCCAGGCGCTCGTTGAGCCGCGTCACCAGCGTGCGGGCCCGCGAGAGCCCGGGATTGGTCTGCCAGCCCGGATCGATCCCGGCCGGGACCTCGCTGACCTCGCCGGTGCGGGCATTGGTGAAGACCCGCGGCGGTCCGTCGTCGGGCACCTCCTCCGTGTAGCGGATGCCGCCCGGCTTCGGCTCGGTCGCCAGGAGCCGGTCGCGCTCGCGGCCGGTGATCATCCGGACCGAGCACTTGCAGCCCCAGCCGTTCGGCGGCCAGTGCGTCGTCCACCATGGATGGTCGATCGGAAGGATGGTCCCGACCCAGCCGAGATGTTCCTGGCGCGGGTCGCTCGATGCGGTGCGGACATAGAGGGCGTAGGGGAGCGCCGCCTTGGTGCGCTGTGCCCGCTCCCACTGCCCGGCCGAGCGGGCGGAGTTCACGTTCGACCAGAAGATGGTGCGCAGGCGGCGCGGATCGGTGAAGTCCACCTCGGCTGGCGACCAGGCGCCGGTCGGGTCGGTGACCGTGCGCGGCCCGGCCCAACCGATCCTGCGCAGCTCGTCGATCATTCCTGCGCGCCAGGTCTCGAAGCCCTGGCCGGTCGCGAGCGCCCGGCCGATCGAGGCCCTGAAGGTCGTTAGAAGCTCCAGCTCGGTCGCCTTCGCCACCGTGAAGGCGTAGGCGTGCTCCTGGCCCCACACGTCCTGCCACGAGAAGGCCGGCCGCAGGCCCTTGTCGGCGAAGTAGCTCGTGACCTCGGGCGGGGTCGTGAAGCCGCGGCGGGGTTGGGGATCAGCCATCCGCAGCCATCGTCAGCCCCGGCCAGATCATCTCCCCGAACCTTGGGCCTGCTGAGATCACGAAGACCGGCCTCTGGCGAATGTGACGGGGGCTGGAGCCAGAAGCGCTCCTGATCCAGGAAACGACCGCTTCGACAGGATCCCCGCCGGGCTCGATCTCAAGGCACCGGCCGATCACATCGACCTTCCGGCCCGTGAAGTGCGCGTCCTCGGGCCGGCGCCCGAAGTGCGACAATCCGAAATCCTCCTCTCCGCGCCAGCGTGGGGGGAACCGACACGCCGGCTGCCGCTCGAAGAACCCCCAGACGTCCAGGTCGTGAATGCCCCTTCGCTCTTCCTCGGGCCGGCCTTCGCGGCATTGCCGATGATGCAAGGCGCCGCCCTGGCAGAGACACAGGAGGAGCAGCTTCCCGCTATAGATCTGCGACTTGTTGCCGGGACGCATGAGGGTGTCGAACGCTTGAAGCCCGATGGTCGCGAGCCGCCGAAGATCGTCATCCTCGATCGGACGGAATGATCGGGTATCGCGAGGTGCATCACTCATGTGGGCCTCCTGAATGGTGTCCGAAGGCCAATCTAGTCCGCCACACTGCCGATCCCACGCGCCGTCGCCGTCGCCACCGCCAGCCGCTCCAGGAGCTGCGAACCGTCCGGACCACGACGTCCGATCGCCGCTAGCGCGTCGTCGAGCGAACCGGCGCCAGCCATCGCGGCGGCGATCGGCGCAAGCAGCGGATCAGTGATCTCGCGCCAATCGCGAGCGGCTTCCGACAGAAGCGCGTCCGTCATGGTGGCAGCATCGGGGTCGACCGGATCGGCCGCCAGGCGCGCCAGGCAGCCGCCGCACCGGCAGCCGGCAACATGCCCGCGCAGGCCGGCATGGGTCGCCGCCGGGGCCGGCGGGAGCGCGGGCCTGGGTCCAGGGGAAGCGGCCACGGGCTCTGCCCGTGCCACCAGCAGTTCCTCGTTATCCTCCGGATCGGAGAGACCGAGCTTGCTCCGGACCTCGCGCTGGCCGACCCGCAACCCGAGCGGCACGAGCTTCGAGACGCCGTCGGTCAGCGCCGCCACGTCCTCCGGCTCGGCCACCGGGAAGCCGACATCGGGATAGATCTCCTGCGGCCCGAAGTTCACGGCAACGAACATCGCCACCAGGTCCCGGCGGACCGTGCTCCCGACCTGGCGCCCATCGGCCCGCAGGATGTCGCCGCGAACCTCGTTATGCACCTTGGCCTGGGCGAGCGAGCCGCCATCGTCCGAACTCATGGTCTGGCCGAGCACGAGCTTGGAGACCTGCTTGTCGATGTAGTCGAGCAGGCCGCCGAACACCGAGGTGCCGTGCTGGCCCTCGACCTTCGCGAATTCGAGCTCCATCCCCATCGGGATCACGGCCGCCGCGTCCGAGGCGATCGAGCGGACGGCCCGCAGGAGCGTGCGGATGTCGTCGGGCGAGGAGCTGACCGGGTACCGCCCGATCCGGAGCGGCATGCCGTACACCTCGGAGAAGGCCGCCCAGTCCTTCAGCGAGAACGACTGGAGCATGAATGCCCATGCCGCCGGCCGGGCGACGCCGCGGCGAAGCGGGATGCCCATCTTCGAGCGCGGCATATGCACGATGAACTTGCCCGGCGGCAGCGGCTCGCCGTCGAGGTTGCCGTCCACCGCAAGCCGCAGCTCGGTCAGCTTCACCCTGTCGAACTGGAAGAAGCGCGGATCGCGCCACGTGTAGGAGATCGGCCGCAGCAGACCGCCGGTATAGTCCCAGATCAGCTCGACGGCCGAGTATCCCTTGGCGATGCCGTCGGTCAGCTCGCCGACCATCTCGCGGAACCCGGCGCCGTCGACCAGGCCGTGGACGGCATCGCCGATCGCGGCCGGCACGCCATCCGGCACCACCACGGCCGGCGCGATCGCCTCGATCGCCAGGCGCCGGGTCTGGAGCTGCGAGGCGTAGTGCAGGTAGCGCTCCTCCATCTCCTCCGCGAGGGTGAGGTAGCGCCGGGCCTGGCCACCGGCGGCCTCGCGCAGCAGCGCGGCCAACCCTTCCGGCGAGAGGCCCGAGGCGACGCCTTCCCGGCTCACCGCGCGCACGCCGATCTCGGTCGGCATCGCGATCTCGCGGGCGAGGTCGGCGGTTGAGATAGGGCGGCCGTCGGGACCGAGGATCTTGCCTACCACAGCGTCCGCCCTCCGCCCGGAGCCTCGAACCCGAGCCCGCCTTCCGCCTCCGGTCCGTAGGCTGGGGTGTAGGCGATCACGACCGGGTCGGCCCGGCTCGCCGCATAGGCCAGCACGCCGGCAACGAAGCTGTCGCAGTGGCGCTTCAAGCCGCTCTCGCCGGCCTGGCGCACCGGCGGGATTGTCGGGATGCCGGCCTTGTAGACCGGGGTCGAGAGATCCCGCACCACGTCGGCATCCGCCGGCACCGTGATGGCGCCGTCCTCGAACGCTGCCTTGAACGGTGCGACCTCGGCCAGGTACCAGGCGACCGATAGCTTCACCTCCTCCACCCAGGCCTCGCCGTAGCGCTGGGTCGCGACCTCGGCGAGGTAGGCGCCGTTGCCGGTGGCATCGAGCTTGATCCCGGTCCGGCGCGGAAGCCGGTCGGCGAGGAAGAACAGAACCTGGCGCTGCTGCTCGAACGGCACGTTGTGCAGCTCGACGAGGAAGGGCGTGCGGCGCAGGAGGTTCTTGGTGACAGCCAGCGGCCACATCACGCTGAGGTCGGCCAGGCGCCCGAAGTCGACGCCGAGGGCGTGGCTCTCGCGCGGATCAAGCTCGGCCAGGACCGGCGCCAACTCGCGCTCGCACCAAGCCAGGATCTCGGCCTCGCGCTCCGGCGCGGGCCGGAGCTTGAACGCCGCCGGCATCGACAGGCGCAGCACCGGGATGTCGGCCCGCGCCCGCGCCTCGACCAGCACGCGCGGCAGCACCACGCCGCCGCCTTGGGCGGGCACGCAGTACAGTTCCTCGTCGGCGCCGTCGCCGTAGGTGCGGATCAGGTTCTCGCGCCAGTCCGCCTCCCCTTCCGGCGACCACACCTGGCGCCCGTTCGAGACGAGGCAGATCCGCTCGTAGAGGCCGGCACGGAGCGCCTGGTCGAGGTCGAAGCGCACGAGGCCGTAGGGCAGCCGGCCGGCGCGGATGTTGGCGATCGTTTCGGCGAAGACGTTGGCGGCGCCGTTATGGGTCGAGATCACCAGGACGCTCCCGCCCCACATGGTGAGCGCGATCGCCGCCTTCAGCACCTCCTTCAGGTCGTCCACGAAGGCGCCCTCGTCGATGATGACGAAGCCCTGCCGGCCGCGAAGCACCCGGGGCGCGAGGGCAGCGCGACGACCGAGAACCCGGAGGCGAAGTCGATGCGGGTCGCCTTGATGCCCTTCTCCGACCCGTCGTCGAACAGCACCTCGTCCTGCACCGTGATCGCCAGCTCGAGGCGGCGCGCCCAGCCGCCGGAGGCGTCCACGAACTCGCGCGCCATGTCGGCCGACGTGCCCATGTAGAGGGTGTCCATGCCGCCGGCCGCGCGTTGCGCCCCGGAGCGCAGGACCGCGTCGGCCGCCGCCCCGAAGGTGGCGCCGGTGCGCCTCGACTTCTCGACGAAGGTCACGCTGTGCGCGGCGCAGGTCCGGCTGATCTCGCCCTGGTAGGACAGGAGCGGCGGCGTGGTGCGCCAGTCGTCGGAGGTGATCCGCCCTTCCTTCCGGCGGATCTCCGCCCATTCGTCGCGGCCGATCTCACGCCCCACGGCCGGCCTCCGGGCTGATCCCGAACAGCTCGCGGCGCAGGGCCTCTGTCGCCTCGGCCGACACGCCGCGGGCTTTCGCCACCTTGTCGATCGCCTTCTCGGCCTCGGCCTTGAAGTCGGCTTCAAGCGCCCTGCGACGCTCGGCGGAGATCTTCTGTGCCTGGATCACCGCGAGGTGGGCGCGGGCCAGCTCCATCGCGCCCTTGGTGCCGATCGTCCCGCCGTCATGCTCCACCAGGTCGAGGATCAAGAGCTTGATGAACTCGCCGAGCACGACGGTGCCCTGATCGACCTTCTCGGCGGTGAATTGCGGCGCGATGCCCGAGAAGATGTGGCGGGCCTCGTCCAGTCGACGCGACATCGCCGCGAGCCTCAGGCTCTTGCGGTTGAACGCGCTCTTCGAGATCGGGTCGATGCCCTTCGCCGCGAGCCTGTCGTTCATCTCGAACAGGATCTCGTTGGCGGTGCGCTCGCGCTTGTTCAGCTCGGCGATCGCCCACACGATGTCGTCCTGGCCCTCTTCGGGCACCAGGTCCATGCTGGAGAGACGGCCGCGCCCCGGCCGGCGCTCCGGGCCGCGGTCGGCCCGGGCCTCGGCCCGGTCGGCGGCGTCGAGCACGCGGTGCTGGGGGATCTCGGCCCGCATCTCACGCCCCCAGCCGCGGCTGGCGGATGCCTTCGATCTTCGTCCGGCGCAGGCAGTGGTCGACGCCGGCCTCCGTGATCTGTGCCACCAGGATCGAACCGATCGTCGTGACCCGCGCCGCCCCCAGCTCGCCGAGCTTGTTGATCTGGGTCCGCAGGACGTCCCGTGACGGGTTGTGGCCGCAGGCATAGACCGCGTCGGCCAGGATGCTCTCGTTGCAGCGCCCGTCCGGCATCGCCGCCAGTTCCTTCAGGATGATCAGCCGCATGTCCTCGGCGATGGCCTGCCCGTAGCCCGTCCCGCTCACGTCACTCTCCCTTGCCGGCCTTCAGGCCCACGATCGCCTCGGCGGAGGCGCGCAACAGGAATTCCTCGATCCGGCCCAGCGTGGCCGTCTGCACGCCCAGCGTGGTCTGCATCCCCTCGATCTTGCCCCGGCTCTCGGCGACCGAGAGGCCGATCTGCTGGATGCTTTCCTTCGTCGGCAGGTTGTTGACGATCATCCGGACCGCGCGGAGATCGTGATCGGTCTGCCGCAGCTTCTCTTCCTGCTGGCCCAGCCGCCGCACCAGGTCGTCGAGCTTGGCATCCGTCGAGGCGGCCGGCCGGCGCTCGCGCTGGGCAAACAGCGCGATGGCGAGCACGCAGATCACGAACACCGCCACCGCGAGCGCGAGCCAGGGGTCCGACAGGGTCGCTTCGGTCATTGCACGGCCTCGGCGATGTCGGCGTCCGTGATCGCGGACGGGAGGAGCCGGCCGTCGCGCACGGCCCGCAGGATCTCGATGGTGCGCCGGAGCTGCATCCGCATCAGCTCGACGTCGGCCTGCAACTCCACCGCCCGCAGGCGGTGGCTGTCGGCATCGCGCTCCTGGCGTTCCAGGTCGGCCCGTAGCGCCAGCTCGCGGGCGGCGAGCTTGTCGACCTCGGCGATCAGGCGATCGACGAAGTCGAGGCTTTGCTTGTCCGCCCGGCGGGTCGTGTAGAGCCCGCCGAAATGCCCGATGAGCACGACCGCGAGGCCGAGCCCGACCACGACGGCGACGATGAGCGCACCCCGCGGGCCGATGCCCTCCAGGATGCGCAGGGCAGCCTCCGCCGCCTTGCCCCAGCTCTCCATCACCCCGCCTTCCGGGGCAGCCCCGCCAGGTAGACGCCGCCGACGAGGGCCCAGGCCCCGATGATCGCGTAGGCGATGACGCCCGTGGTCATCTCGACCCGCACGAGGCTCAACGCGACGAAGAGCCAGTGCCAGGCCGAGAGGAACGCCGCCCCGATCCGCAGCACCCGCCAGTAGGGCCGCACCAGGCCGATGCCGTGGAGCGCCGTCAGCAGGCAGTGCAGGGAGAACCACACCGGGTCGGAGACCCATGACAGGCCGACGAAGGCGCCGCTGTCGAAGAGCTGGGGCCGGGTCACCTCCAGGATCGCCCAGCCGGCCGGCAGGAGCATCAGACCCAGGTCGAGCCCGGGGGCGAGCGGCCCGAACAGCCACTCCGCGAAGCGGATCGGCCGCACGGCCAGGGATGTCCAGCCGCCCCGCATGCTCCAGCCCTCTCCCTGCACCGCCTGCTCCATCGTCGTCACTCTTCGCCCAGGTACCGGATGCCGTCGCTGCCTGCCTTGGCCGCCTCCAGCGCCGCACGCTCGAACAGGACATGGACCGGCGTGCGCCCCTCTTCGTTCGGCGCCCGTTGCAGCTCTGCCAGCACGCCGCGGGCGAAGGCGTACTCGTCGGTGATTGTCGGTGCGTCGCCGTCGGCCGCGCCGGTCAGCGTCGGCATCACGGCCTGGCACAGGGCCGAGACGCCGATGCTGATGGTGACCACGCCGCCGACGATCTCGACCGTGAGGGGAAGATCCTTGTTCGCCATCACTCGGCGCCCTTCTTCGTCAGCGTGACGGTCTTGGCGGCCTTGAACCGCCCGTAGATCGCCAGCAGCGTGCCGCCGAGGGCGACGCCCGCGGTGACGAAGGCGGTGGTCTGATCGGCCACGACCCGCTGCGTCTCGGCGTCGAGCTGGAAGCCGACGGCCATCCCGCCGAGGACCGAGGCCCCGGCGATGCCGGCGCCCCAGATCGTGCGCGACCGCCACCACGGCTTCGCCCCGGAGGCGACGGCCGCCGCCTCCGTCAAATCGGTCTGGTCCATGGTGATGCTCCTGGGAGGGCCGCGTCAGGCGGCCATGGGGAGGTCGAGCGCCTGGCCGGCGAGCGGGTACATCGCGACCTGCGGGGCGGTGCCGGCACGCAGGAGGGCCGCGGCGATGGCGGCGCGGGTCGCGGGGCCGACGCGGCCGTCCGCGGTGAGGCCGGGCGTGGCGGCCTGGAACCTCTCGACCGCCGCCTCCGTCTTCAGCCCGAAATCGCCGTCATCGTTCCCGGCCAGGAGGTAGCCGAGCCGCATCAGGTCGACCTGGAGCGCGCGGACGCCCTCCGGGTAGGCCGAGCCGCGGGCGAGCACGACGCCGACGGTCTCGTCCCCGTCGCTCGCGAGGGTGAGGCCGTACTGGCCGGTCTCGAACAGGGTGCGCTCCGCCGCCCGGCGGCGCACGAGGCCGCTCATCACCTTGCCGGCCGCCTTGTTCCAGCGGGGGAAGGCAGCGGCGGCGTCGAGCCAGCGATTGCCGTTGATGTGGCTGACGATGGAGCTTTTGCGGAAGTTCTCCGACCCGATGTTGAAGCAGAGCGACACGCATGCGTCGAACTGATGCTGCTTCAACGGCCGCTTCACGGCCTTCTCAACCCAGGCCTCGAACACACGGAGGTCGGCCGCCAGGATCTCGAACGCCTTGGCCCGGGTGATGGCCATTCCCGGCGCGACCCTCGGGAGGCCCGCCGCCGAGGTGTGTCCGATGCCGATGGTCCAGGGCGCGCCGCCGGTGGCGGGATCGGGGTAGGCGCGGAGCACCACACCCTCGAAGGCGGCGAGGAACTGCCGGCCGTATTCCGATGTCTGCATGATCCGGGTCCCGGCGAGCGAAGCAGTTGGCCCGCTCACAATCCCGGAATTCCCGTCTCAGGGTGACGGCGAAGCGCTTCGCCTGATCGACTTCAGAAGCCGAAGTTGCCCTGGTCGTCGTCGCCGTGCTCCCGCCGGCGCGCCAGGTGCATCTGCACCCCGCGCCGCGTCATGCCAGCTTGGCGGGCAATGTCCGTGGTGCGCAAGCCCTGCGCCGCAAGATCGGCCAGGCGCCTCGCGCGCTGCCGGCGCTCGCGCATGTAGGACCCCGCCGGTCCTATAGGAAACTCGATCTCGACGCCTTGGCTGCCGACGGCGAAGTGATCGATGAT from Methylobacterium aquaticum encodes:
- a CDS encoding VpaChn25_0724 family phage protein encodes the protein MSGTGYGQAIAEDMRLIILKELAAMPDGRCNESILADAVYACGHNPSRDVLRTQINKLGELGAARVTTIGSILVAQITEAGVDHCLRRTKIEGIRQPRLGA
- a CDS encoding phage head morphogenesis protein translates to MADPQPRRGFTTPPEVTSYFADKGLRPAFSWQDVWGQEHAYAFTVAKATELELLTTFRASIGRALATGQGFETWRAGMIDELRRIGWAGPRTVTDPTGAWSPAEVDFTDPRRLRTIFWSNVNSARSAGQWERAQRTKAALPYALYVRTASSDPRQEHLGWVGTILPIDHPWWTTHWPPNGWGCKCSVRMITGRERDRLLATEPKPGGIRYTEEVPDDGPPRVFTNARTGEVSEVPAGIDPGWQTNPGLSRARTLVTRLNERLAEAGEEDARAAIAAIGASPMPRVMASLPETVFLPVAVAPPSLAAELGGVARIVEVSSTTMRAKTDKHGGSRAVTPETWSKVQEVIDTGTIVDEGRPGAVRHRSVFADLDDGLWQLVVKAADQGRHFIVSTFHAAKQRDFDDALRRERKARGEG
- a CDS encoding DUF935 domain-containing protein encodes the protein MPTEIGVRAVSREGVASGLSPEGLAALLREAAGGQARRYLTLAEEMEERYLHYASQLQTRRLAIEAIAPAVVVPDGVPAAIGDAVHGLVDGAGFREMVGELTDGIAKGYSAVELIWDYTGGLLRPISYTWRDPRFFQFDRVKLTELRLAVDGNLDGEPLPPGKFIVHMPRSKMGIPLRRGVARPAAWAFMLQSFSLKDWAAFSEVYGMPLRIGRYPVSSSPDDIRTLLRAVRSIASDAAAVIPMGMELEFAKVEGQHGTSVFGGLLDYIDKQVSKLVLGQTMSSDDGGSLAQAKVHNEVRGDILRADGRQVGSTVRRDLVAMFVAVNFGPQEIYPDVGFPVAEPEDVAALTDGVSKLVPLGLRVGQREVRSKLGLSDPEDNEELLVARAEPVAASPGPRPALPPAPAATHAGLRGHVAGCRCGGCLARLAADPVDPDAATMTDALLSEAARDWREITDPLLAPIAAAMAGAGSLDDALAAIGRRGPDGSQLLERLAVATATARGIGSVAD
- a CDS encoding phage protein Gp27 family protein; the encoded protein is MRAEIPQHRVLDAADRAEARADRGPERRPGRGRLSSMDLVPEEGQDDIVWAIAELNKRERTANEILFEMNDRLAAKGIDPISKSAFNRKSLRLAAMSRRLDEARHIFSGIAPQFTAEKVDQGTVVLGEFIKLLILDLVEHDGGTIGTKGAMELARAHLAVIQAQKISAERRRALEADFKAEAEKAIDKVAKARGVSAEATEALRRELFGISPEAGRGA
- a CDS encoding glycoside hydrolase family protein, which codes for MQTSEYGRQFLAAFEGVVLRAYPDPATGGAPWTIGIGHTSAAGLPRVAPGMAITRAKAFEILAADLRVFEAWVEKAVKRPLKQHQFDACVSLCFNIGSENFRKSSIVSHINGNRWLDAAAAFPRWNKAAGKVMSGLVRRRAAERTLFETGQYGLTLASDGDETVGVVLARGSAYPEGVRALQVDLMRLGYLLAGNDDGDFGLKTEAAVERFQAATPGLTADGRVGPATRAAIAAALLRAGTAPQVAMYPLAGQALDLPMAA